In the Salvia miltiorrhiza cultivar Shanhuang (shh) chromosome 8, IMPLAD_Smil_shh, whole genome shotgun sequence genome, AGTTCAAGATTTGTTTAATGAAGTTTGGGACTGCAATGCTTGTGGTGTACTGAATTAGATcttcttaattatttttggaCTTTTCATTTGTATTAGTTTGTTGACTATGGTAGCACGAAGTGTTTGAGTGAGGAGACTAAGCAAAATCTGAAGTTTATAGTGATTTTACCTTGAAAACTCTGTAAAATGTGAACTGCACAACATATGTTTGATGAAAGTACCATAAGCTTACTCATGGATACAAATCACGATAATTCACTACGTGGTTCGATCTTTacagatctacatccacggtcgcaAAGTAAGGAAAAATTCACTACGAAAACAGGAGACAAGAACAGATTACAAAATCAGCAACGAGAGTAGGAAACGCAGTTATCAAGCTAAGTTCAAGCTGCGGCACTATCAAATCCTATCTCTCTTTTCAGCTGACAACTCTGTGTCTATACTATGGTAAATCAACAAATAAGCAGTAAATTCATGGAAGGTGAATACATGTACATTCATCCGTGGTAGCCCCACGGAACAAAATGCAGTCGTCAGCAAATTCAAATTGTAGTTTTATTACTACCTTCGTCCATGCAAACTGAAAGTCTTATTACTACTTTCGTCTGTTTATAAAAGacgcaattgataaattaaaaccAAATATTCTGTCCTGCAAGTTAGAACTTACTTGCAAGATTCTAATGGTGATGCAAATTCAAACTTTGTTTTAATGTTATATAATATGCTCAACATTCTTTCATTGGTGTGCCTTTTTCCATTTCCCTTGTTGCTGGGATTGGGTTCAACTTCCACAACTTCCATCTTCAATATTGCTATCTGAATTTTTGTCATCATCCTTCTCTTCAGACTCAACAACTAAACTGTCGTCGTTCTTCCCCACGAGCAAGCTCGTTAGCGCCACTAGTTGAGGCCGCCTCGCCTCCATGCTCCTCAGAAGCTCCCCTATCTCTGCCATGGCTTTAGAATCATACCCACTGCAATCAAGGGCAGTAATGTTTGGAGTTAAAACAATAACAGATAGTTCAAGTTTGATGGAATGTAACTAACAATAAACAAACTGCAATAAGGCTGGACTCTGGAGTGTTGgatataatgaaataaaattaatagctttttgaagaaaaaatcataaaaacagAACAATAGACACATGCCCGAGAGATTGGCATTTAGTTCTACAGAAATTATATTAATGGATCTCATATATCCTCATGTCATCTTGaaatttatttgattctatTAGAAAATCTATAACAAAGCTCAAAATGGCTCAATAAGAGCTTGACAGATACTCAAAATGCCCCTCTAAAGCCACCTGAAAAATAGACAACAAATCAGCCAAGAACTAAGGGATTAAACTAAACTTCATATTACCTCTTTTCCCAGAAAAAAGATACTTTAAATTTTCATCATTTCTATTTGTATATGATTTTAGACATCTCCCCAACAAAATCCCAGTTTATTAGCAAATATTTTGAAGCCATTTCTGAAGATTCCACAACAGCATTCTTGACTTCATTGCTGACACATGCTTTTGCAGTACCCTTGATCATGGGATTATTGTGGAAACGTTGAAGAGCCTCCAATACTTCAAATCCAACAAAAACTAATTCTTGTAGCAAGAATTAAGGAggtgtaaattggttaaaagtggtagTGCCTATAcctttttaagggttaaatttttccATTTACGGAAATAGGCCACTTAaagtgggacggcccaaaatggaatataggtactacctttcaattttttcttagggcttttgacttagattttttgatacCTAAGCATGACGGATAATAAATGTGGCATAATAAAGTCGATGCATCAGCTTAGGTATCAACAAATCTGAGTGAAAGCCCTAAAAAATCAGTTTCAATTTGGGAGTATTTTATGCCAATAGGGAAATTCAATAAAAATCGAGGTTTAgtatttcttttcaaattttaaagattatggaaaaaatcagaatttgctgaaagttcgtgtattttaccgCAAATATCTCTAAAAAAATTGACGGGAGAGGAGAAAGAAAAAGCGGGAGAAAAACtccattttttatattatatagatttataaaACAGATAATGTAATACATTTAATCAAACATAATATTAATCATACACTCTCTAGCCCTGAAACATCTTTCGAATGAGAGgcaacacgaattttaataaaagttggcTGTATATTTGATGAGTAGAAAATAGATCTCATATattagaaaaagtgatatatAAAAAGTGATAATAGTGACCAATAGaccaattaaaatgaaaagtgGTGGTTTGATTTGTGGCAATTAgtgtaaatatgtgaaaattgaAAGAGTAATAATTAGTGGAATTGTTTACAAAAGTGGACTAGGTAAATGTTTCGAGGACGAACGAAAATGGAAATAAAGGAAGATGTTTCAAGGAGAGGGAGTACAATATAAGACATTTCACTCAAATATATCAAGTCTTATCTCATACTATCAAACAAACGAGCCTTATAAAAAGTAATGTTCAAAATGGAATATGGAAGGTGTTTggtatttattttgttttgtgtttcCTAATTCGCAATTGCAACCTTAGAGCTGGTAAACACTACAACTTGTTATAACTaagtaaattaaaattaacataaaatagGAAATGGCGAGTGAGCTAGCTAAATGATTTGATCTCCTTACATAAATAATGATGTTACAACTTGTTGTGAATTTCACATTTTAGCATTAAGTAATACCACTTTTGTGTCTATGGGTACATAAATAATGATGTGAATCCTTAGTTTAGACACAATTATTAATAAAGTTAATTTGAGTCTTTGAGAATTAATCATATCAATTGTGAAACAAATTGGTATCCAAACATGCATCTTCTTCAACCCTTGATATAATAATCCTATCAAATAAAGTTTAAACAAAGAATAGATAtggaattacaaaaaaaattatgaaaagagGTTGAGCTTGAGCAAGTTATCATGGGGAAAATGGATACTCACTTATTCCTTCTTCACTAGATCGCCTGCTTCACTGAATTACACACCTTTCACTTCCCTCAAGATAAACTGTATCAACGCaaaaaagaattaataaaaaaaaaagctaagATCGAGTCGCTGTAAAAATATAGTAAacaaactcaaaataattactCTCCTAATTATTGAGATGAAGTGGGAGCACCAAACTAAGGGATGAGATCCATTGCCCCACAATTTTATGTACGCCACTATATTGcattcttatatctattattttaataatattttttataaaaatataattataatactatgaattattctcaatatttatttcaaaatattaaatttttataaaattatagtataccataatttaaaaaatctcaacctattattaactaattaattgataaaaaaaataattatataccctaattagTGAAGCccaattaataatcacaaaattaaacagAAGCATTCAAAGTtgaaattagataaaaatatataaaaatataatcaaGTGTATGTGGTATGAATCTCAATCCTGTCAATCCCCAAATTATTAGCAAGTGAATTAGAAATTCCATAAAATAAGATAATAGATTTTAGTAGGCTACTTCAATTTCTAATAATTagaatttctttttcaaataaaatacacatACAACTGTTTCTAGCAAAAGATATTGATACTCACCGTCACGGGCGAATGCGTTTGTATCCATTAACTTCGAGGCGCCGCATTGCATCCACAGTCTCCAAACTTAACTTAGGAACGCGTAGAATCATCACAAATGTTAGACGAGGGAATTTAGGGAGGGATGTGATTGTGAAGCTTCTTCCTTCTGATTCTTCTTCTCCCCACCTATCTGATATTTCTCTCAAATTCGGGCACCAACTTATATACAACTTCGAGAGAGTCTCGCTGTTACTCAATAACCAATCAGCTGGCAGACATTCCACACCGATCTTATGAatctccaaatcttcaaggcACGATGAGACATGACTTGGAACACTCATCAATTGCTTGCACCACTTAATTTCCAAATGTTGGAGGCGAGGAAATAGCTTCACTTCACTTCCATCCGAAATTTCTATTTCTGCCCACTCTGCCAGCTTAGGCATTCCCAACAACACAAGGGACTTGAGATTGGGTAACTGCCCCAACATTGGGATCTCTTCACATTCTCTGCAGTAAAAGAGTGATAACGACATTAAGTTGTTAAGTAACACCCAAGAGCCTTGAGGCGCATCTCGAACTGACATCTTCTCAGTCCATAATGGAAATCTTTTTCCATTAAATCCATCAATCTTTAACACCCTCATATCTGAGTGAGGTTGAAGGCCTTCCAATACATCCTCATCATTTCTTTCACCTTCTCTGTCTTCACCCCACATCAAACAcaagttcaatatttttgactttttgaataAATTGGCTTTCCCAGCCTCTTCCTTGTCATGAACCCTTTCGAGATTGCAAATCTGTAACTCCCCTTTAAGATTAATCAACTTTCCGAGCTCTTCAATCTTGCAGCCATTCTCGTCGCCCACTGGAAAGTGGGTTAGCGTTTGGAGAGAAGTTAATCTCCCAATTCCCATAGGCAACTCTACCTTCTCATTAATATAAAGATGCCTCAAGTTAATCAAGTACTGAATCGTACTTGGCAAATATACAATTCTTGTCTTTGAAATGTCAAAATATCTCAAATGTATCAACTTCCGAATAGAACTTGACAACTCTTTAACTTCAGAGTCAAGACCTAAAACATGCAAACTTTCGAAGTCTGAGAAGTTGATACCAGAAATATCATCTTTGAATGATATTAATAATGAACGCACAGATTTTGCCATTTCTTTTTCGATAGGACTTGATATATCTCCACAGTTGTCGTCTCCGAGAGTCATATATCGAACTCGGCTGCTACCACCTGCATTGTTAGAGGAACTTGAAACAGAACAAGCGAGATCGTGCACAAGATCGTGCATGCCACAACTTTCTACATTTCcatcatcatctctctctgAAACTTGCAGTAAAGAGTTGTGCAGAAGAACATTGATAAATTTTTCACCCATGTCATCGCTTCCATCAGCTTGAAGAAAACCTTCTGCCGTCCACATCTGAATCAGTTTCTGTTTGATGATTTTGGAGCCTTTAGGAAACATGGCACAGTACGCAAAGCACTTCTTAAGTAACGGCGGAGACAGATTATCAAAGCTCAATCTTAATATGTTTGTGATATCAACTCCTCCTTCATTGGCTGAAAGCCATTTCTCCTCTATTAAACACCATTTTTCCTTGGGTTTATTATGCAGCACTCCCCCAACTACGTTGGCAGCTAATGGCAATCCTTGACATCTTTTCGCTATCTGTCTCCCAATGGCCTCAAGTTCTGACGGAACATCTTCTTTTCCAAAGGCTTTTACTCTGATTATTGACCAACACTCATCATCCGATAAGCCTTTCAACTGATGTACATGAAGTGGATTCACAATTGAAGCCACGTTCATATTTCTGGTCGTAACAACAATGGCATTTCCTTTGACGACACCACTAACTCCCAACAAGGAATTAATAAAATCTTCCCATTTGGAACGCTCTTCATTCCATACATCATCGAGAACAAGAAGATAAGTTTTATCTTTCAAAGCTATTTTAAGCTTTGAAAGAATATCTTGCTTACTCTCAACTGCAACTTCATCCGACTTTGAAAGAATATCTTTGTTATTTTGGGAAACCTCTTTGAGAATTTTCTTGAAAAGAATTATTGGATCAAAATTTGGAGAAACATGCACCCAAATATATGACCCAAACCGATTCTTCAGATGATTCAAGACTTTCCTAGTCAAAGTCGTCTTCCCCAATCCCCCCATCCCTACAATGGAAATGACGGACACTGCGTGTTCACCAATTGTGATGCTATTGGCGGTAAGCATCTCAACTACTTTCGACGCAGCATCATCTCTTCCAATAAAAATTGGATCAAGAGTGTATGCAGCAGTTTCCACAGCAGTAATAACCAAAGCAGGCTCATTGGCAAGCTTCTCTCTGAGGCCAAGCTCGGTGGCCTCTTTGTTAATGGACTCCAAATTCTCAttgatttctttgattttaaGAGCCATATTTCGAGAACATGAAATATCCTTGAAGCATGAGAAGCATGGAAAGCATGATGGTACCTTTTCCTCCTCGGGCTCGGCGGGCTTGATTTGTTTGGAGAGAATATTATAGTTGATTTCATCCAAAACATTGTCAGCATCGAAAGCCACATCTTCAAGATTCTTCAGCCAGTCCTTGACAGCTTCGCTGGTGATGTTACGCGTCTCAGCGTCGTTCAAGAATTTTTGGATGGTTTTGAGACTCGTAGTTAGCTTTGCTGCATTTTTGTCGAGATCTCGGATCTGAGAGATCTCTTTCTTGCAAAGGTCGATGACATTCTGAACTAGAGTTTGAAGAACGGCGGCAGCAGCTTCTCCTTCCATTGTTTGTGCTGAtacttagagagagaaagagagaaattgaaTGAGAGAGATAGCTAAGGAATAGAAATGGATGAGTGATgataatttagagagagaaagagagaaattgagtgagagagagagctaaGGAATAGAAATGGATGACTGATGCAAGTTGAAGAGTATACAGCCTTTCATTCTACACCAACTGAGAAATTATCATTTGTAGTATATTTATTCTATATTCGTGTATCAACTATTAATATACACTATAAATGCCAAATTTATAtgcaatataatttattaattattaaatataaaataaagtatGAACCAAAATAAAGTatatactttatatatatatatatatagtttaccATAATATGTATAaagcatatatatttataaagtaTATATcaagtatatattttataaagtatgaaCCAAAATCTGGTGTGATGAGTTTAGATTTCTctctttgtatttttgaaaaagaatCCATTAAAATCCATAGAGTTTTAAAATTCACATACTTTTGGATATCTAAGAATTttttaagactttttaaaattcatattgaaTACCTCTATACTtttaaagacttttaaaagtctagaTTGAATACCCCCAGACTTTTAAAGTCCAAAAAAATTCAATAGAATCCCAAACCAATACACCCATTTTGGTATAGT is a window encoding:
- the LOC130999816 gene encoding putative disease resistance protein RGA3 — encoded protein: MEGEAAAAVLQTLVQNVIDLCKKEISQIRDLDKNAAKLTTSLKTIQKFLNDAETRNITSEAVKDWLKNLEDVAFDADNVLDEINYNILSKQIKPAEPEEEKVPSCFPCFSCFKDISCSRNMALKIKEINENLESINKEATELGLREKLANEPALVITAVETAAYTLDPIFIGRDDAASKVVEMLTANSITIGEHAVSVISIVGMGGLGKTTLTRKVLNHLKNRFGSYIWVHVSPNFDPIILFKKILKEVSQNNKDILSKSDEVAVESKQDILSKLKIALKDKTYLLVLDDVWNEERSKWEDFINSLLGVSGVVKGNAIVVTTRNMNVASIVNPLHVHQLKGLSDDECWSIIRVKAFGKEDVPSELEAIGRQIAKRCQGLPLAANVVGGVLHNKPKEKWCLIEEKWLSANEGGVDITNILRLSFDNLSPPLLKKCFAYCAMFPKGSKIIKQKLIQMWTAEGFLQADGSDDMGEKFINVLLHNSLLQVSERDDDGNVESCGMHDLVHDLACSVSSSSNNAGGSSRVRYMTLGDDNCGDISSPIEKEMAKSVRSLLISFKDDISGINFSDFESLHVLGLDSEVKELSSSIRKLIHLRYFDISKTRIVYLPSTIQYLINLRHLYINEKVELPMGIGRLTSLQTLTHFPVGDENGCKIEELGKLINLKGELQICNLERVHDKEEAGKANLFKKSKILNLCLMWGEDREGERNDEDVLEGLQPHSDMRVLKIDGFNGKRFPLWTEKMSVRDAPQGSWVLLNNLMSLSLFYCRECEEIPMLGQLPNLKSLVLLGMPKLAEWAEIEISDGSEVKLFPRLQHLEIKWCKQLMSVPSHVSSCLEDLEIHKIGVECLPADWLLSNSETLSKLYISWCPNLREISDRWGEEESEGRSFTITSLPKFPRLTFVMILRVPKLSLETVDAMRRLEVNGYKRIRP